A genomic segment from Longimicrobiales bacterium encodes:
- a CDS encoding toast rack family protein has protein sequence MSEIRTGQMRATAAATRGEADTRDAYHRALVQIALAATITALALLAPAALHGQDWHTTSYSRQAAGENNLRVDVEYGAGRLNIAPASAGTLYRANLRYDADAFTPKVTYSNGRVHFGIEGNNVRGRNLKEGLLDLRLSPQVPVDLELAFGAADATIELGGIRVRSAEVHTGASRTMLSVSSPNAEECRQFEVEVGAARFEATGLGNLNTPRLTLQGGVGEVILDFTGEWKQDMNASIEMGLGSLTLRVPTGLGVRVVKDGMLASFDSQRLTKRGDVYYSENWDKATHKLSLEIEAALGSIRVEWVDS, from the coding sequence GTGTCTGAGATTCGCACGGGACAGATGCGAGCCACCGCCGCCGCGACGCGGGGCGAAGCGGACACGCGCGATGCATATCACAGGGCGCTCGTTCAGATCGCGCTCGCGGCCACCATTACGGCGCTCGCACTGCTCGCCCCCGCCGCGCTGCACGGGCAGGACTGGCATACGACGTCCTATTCACGGCAGGCGGCCGGTGAGAACAATCTCAGGGTCGATGTCGAGTACGGCGCCGGCCGGCTGAATATCGCACCGGCATCGGCGGGCACACTCTACCGAGCCAACCTGCGGTACGACGCAGACGCGTTCACGCCGAAGGTCACGTATTCTAACGGTCGTGTTCACTTCGGCATCGAGGGCAACAACGTCCGGGGCCGCAACCTGAAGGAAGGTCTGCTCGACCTGCGGCTCAGCCCGCAGGTGCCGGTGGATCTGGAGCTCGCGTTCGGCGCAGCCGACGCGACGATCGAGCTGGGCGGCATTCGCGTACGCAGCGCCGAGGTGCACACAGGTGCAAGCCGGACGATGCTGAGCGTGTCCTCGCCGAACGCCGAGGAGTGCCGGCAGTTCGAGGTGGAAGTCGGAGCCGCGCGGTTCGAGGCGACCGGTCTGGGCAACCTGAACACGCCACGGCTGACCCTGCAGGGCGGCGTCGGCGAGGTGATCCTTGACTTCACGGGTGAGTGGAAGCAGGACATGAACGCATCGATCGAGATGGGCCTCGGCTCGCTCACGCTGCGGGTGCCCACGGGGCTGGGTGTGCGCGTGGTGAAGGATGGCATGCTCGCGTCATTCGACAGCCAGCGGCTCACGAAGCGCGGCGACGTGTATTACTCGGAGAACTGGGACAAGGCAACGCACAAGCTCTCCCTCGAGATCGAGGCCGCACTGGGATCGATCCGGGTGGAGTGGGTGGATTCTTAA
- a CDS encoding SAM-dependent chlorinase/fluorinase: MSSPAPLPGAGRRVTLLTDFGTADGYVAAMKGVIAAISPAAVIDDASHDIAPGDVRSAAWALGAYWRLYPPATVHIAVVDPGVGSARRALALEVEERFIIAPDNGLVTEVLLGSEPTHAVEIRNLPLLHGDISATFHGRDVFAPAAALILSGLPLPEVGPPVTDPVLLAATHPVRDGDTIVGSVVHVDRFGSLITDIPGAAVNGGFVEVEGGSQVPVMRTYADVQSGEGLGLIGSRGFVEVSVRDGSAAHALGVGRGATVMWRPGHTASG; encoded by the coding sequence ATGAGCAGCCCGGCGCCGTTACCCGGAGCGGGACGCCGCGTCACGCTGCTTACGGACTTCGGCACGGCGGACGGCTATGTCGCCGCGATGAAGGGTGTTATCGCGGCGATCAGTCCTGCTGCCGTCATCGATGACGCGTCGCACGACATCGCACCGGGCGACGTCCGTTCCGCCGCCTGGGCGCTGGGCGCTTACTGGCGACTGTATCCGCCCGCGACCGTGCATATCGCCGTCGTGGATCCGGGTGTGGGCAGTGCGCGGCGCGCACTGGCCCTCGAGGTCGAGGAACGCTTCATCATTGCACCGGACAACGGACTCGTCACGGAGGTGCTGCTCGGCTCCGAGCCCACCCACGCCGTCGAGATCCGAAATCTCCCGCTGCTGCACGGCGACATATCGGCAACGTTCCACGGCCGCGACGTTTTCGCCCCTGCGGCCGCTCTCATCCTGTCCGGTCTGCCATTGCCCGAGGTCGGACCTCCCGTCACCGATCCGGTGCTTCTGGCCGCTACTCACCCGGTCCGCGACGGCGACACCATAGTCGGCTCTGTGGTGCACGTCGATCGTTTCGGCAGCCTGATTACCGACATTCCCGGCGCGGCGGTCAACGGCGGCTTTGTCGAGGTCGAAGGAGGGAGCCAGGTGCCCGTCATGCGCACCTATGCCGACGTGCAGAGCGGGGAGGGTCTGGGCCTGATCGGGTCGCGCGGATTCGTGGAAGTGTCCGTCAGGGATGGGAGCGCTGCCCACGCGCTCGGCGTCGGACGCGGTGCGACCGTTATGTGGCGACCAGGTCACACCGCGTCCGGGTAA
- a CDS encoding Mrp/NBP35 family ATP-binding protein, whose product MTQHRDAITERVQAALEGVMTGSGQDVVASGHVQNIDVDDAGVVRFQFLLRPEDPGTLVREVRSTTEAVEGVTKVKIDVRLPNAPQQQSRGKTLQPGSVPAPTPDASLVANIEHVIAVSSGKGGVGKSTVAVNLAAALAAAGRRVGLLDADVYGPDVPLMFGETRKPKVTGEKGSEKIVPLEAHGVKLMSLGFLLEDEQPAIMRGPLVSGILKQFLEQVEWGELDYLIVDMPPGTGDAQLSLVQIVNLDGAILVTTPQDVSTGDVRRAVRMFERVNTRIFGIVENMAGMDCPHCGGHIDVFGHGGGHKLAHDMHLPLLGEVPLDPRVREAGDAGRPTALAQPDSPAGTAFRAIADSILEVVEATPAGAAD is encoded by the coding sequence ATGACACAGCACAGAGATGCGATAACCGAGCGGGTTCAGGCCGCGCTCGAAGGCGTGATGACCGGCTCCGGCCAGGACGTGGTCGCAAGCGGCCACGTGCAGAACATCGATGTGGACGACGCGGGCGTCGTCCGCTTCCAGTTCCTGCTTCGCCCGGAGGACCCGGGTACACTGGTGCGAGAGGTTCGCAGCACGACGGAGGCAGTGGAAGGCGTCACGAAAGTGAAGATCGACGTGCGACTGCCGAACGCTCCGCAGCAGCAGTCGCGCGGGAAGACGCTGCAGCCGGGGTCGGTGCCGGCGCCCACACCCGATGCGTCGCTGGTGGCGAACATCGAGCACGTCATCGCGGTGAGCTCGGGCAAGGGCGGGGTAGGGAAGTCCACTGTCGCCGTGAACCTGGCGGCGGCGCTTGCAGCTGCCGGCCGGCGCGTCGGCCTCCTGGACGCGGATGTGTACGGCCCCGATGTACCGCTGATGTTCGGTGAGACGCGCAAGCCGAAGGTCACGGGCGAGAAGGGGTCGGAGAAGATCGTGCCGCTGGAGGCGCACGGCGTCAAACTGATGAGTCTTGGCTTCCTGCTCGAGGACGAGCAGCCGGCCATTATGCGCGGCCCGCTCGTTTCGGGTATCCTGAAGCAGTTCCTGGAGCAGGTGGAGTGGGGCGAGCTGGACTACCTGATCGTGGACATGCCGCCCGGTACCGGCGACGCGCAGCTGTCGCTCGTGCAGATCGTGAACCTCGACGGAGCCATTCTCGTCACAACGCCGCAGGACGTCTCGACGGGTGATGTGCGTCGCGCAGTGCGCATGTTCGAGCGGGTGAACACGCGCATCTTCGGCATTGTCGAGAACATGGCGGGCATGGATTGCCCGCACTGCGGCGGCCATATCGATGTGTTCGGGCACGGCGGCGGGCACAAGCTCGCGCATGACATGCACCTGCCGCTGCTCGGCGAGGTGCCGCTCGACCCGCGGGTCCGTGAAGCTGGCGATGCGGGGCGCCCTACGGCCCTTGCGCAGCCCGATTCACCCGCAGGCACGGCGTTCCGCGCGATCGCCGACTCGATCCTCGAAGTGGTCGAAGCAACGCCGGCCGGCGCCGCCGACTAG
- a CDS encoding NifU family protein produces the protein MDTVMDPRQKIEDVLETIRPALRSDGGDVEFIDYDTDEGIVQLRLVGACGSCPVSMLTLKQGIERRIMMAVPEVRGILAL, from the coding sequence ATGGACACCGTGATGGACCCGCGGCAGAAGATCGAGGACGTCCTGGAGACGATTCGTCCGGCATTGCGTTCGGACGGCGGGGACGTCGAGTTCATTGATTACGACACGGACGAGGGTATCGTGCAGCTGCGGCTGGTCGGTGCGTGCGGGTCGTGTCCCGTCTCGATGCTCACGCTGAAGCAGGGTATCGAGCGGCGTATCATGATGGCTGTCCCTGAGGTCAGGGGCATCCTCGCGTTGTAG
- the pruA gene encoding L-glutamate gamma-semialdehyde dehydrogenase, giving the protein MATVTEIPPFTNEAFIDWNDADNVRQMEEALAQVRSEFDRTYPLIIGGRKVTEGERDTAHSPSDRNLVVGRTIRATAEQAREAIGAAEEAFRTWRKVPWEERADYLFRTAEALRARRFEFAAIMVYEVSKSWVEADADVAELIDFAEYYAREALRLGGPQPVVQYPGERDEMRYIPLGVGAVIPPWNFPGAIMGGMTLAAIVTGNTVVLKPAHTSTIIAAKFAELLVDDLGLPAGVLNFVPGPGSVIGDAIVDDPRTRFIAFTGSKEIGMRIYERAAKVHPGQIWLKRTILEMGGKDAIVVDETGDVDAAAQGIVAAAFGFQGQKCSACSRAIIVDEVYDEVLEKVVAGARKLTQGDPADRSNFMGAVIDEKAFGKISEYIEIGKEEGRLVLGGDVPDPEESGGYYIPPTIIADVEPDARIAQEEIFGPVLAFIRARDFDHAMEIANNTEFGLTGALYSEKRERLERAADDFHVGNLYLNRKCTGALVGVHPFGGFNMSGTDSKAGGPDYLLLFTQAKSIAEKI; this is encoded by the coding sequence ATGGCGACAGTTACCGAGATTCCGCCGTTCACGAACGAAGCGTTCATCGACTGGAACGATGCGGACAACGTACGGCAGATGGAGGAGGCTCTGGCGCAGGTGCGCTCGGAGTTCGATCGCACCTACCCCCTGATCATCGGCGGCCGGAAGGTCACGGAGGGCGAGCGCGACACGGCGCACAGCCCCTCGGACCGGAACCTGGTGGTGGGCCGCACGATCCGCGCGACGGCCGAGCAGGCACGTGAGGCGATCGGTGCCGCGGAGGAGGCATTCCGCACGTGGCGCAAGGTGCCCTGGGAGGAGAGGGCGGACTATCTCTTCCGTACCGCAGAGGCGCTGCGGGCACGCCGCTTCGAGTTCGCAGCGATCATGGTATACGAGGTCAGCAAGAGCTGGGTCGAGGCGGACGCCGATGTGGCGGAGCTGATCGACTTCGCGGAGTACTACGCGCGTGAGGCGCTGCGCCTCGGTGGGCCGCAGCCGGTGGTGCAGTATCCGGGAGAGCGTGACGAGATGCGCTACATCCCGCTGGGTGTCGGCGCCGTCATCCCGCCATGGAATTTCCCGGGCGCCATCATGGGCGGCATGACCCTGGCCGCGATCGTCACGGGCAACACCGTGGTGCTCAAGCCGGCTCATACATCCACCATCATCGCGGCGAAGTTCGCCGAGCTGCTGGTCGACGATCTCGGGCTCCCCGCCGGCGTACTCAACTTCGTGCCCGGCCCCGGCTCCGTGATCGGCGATGCGATCGTCGACGATCCGCGCACGCGTTTCATTGCGTTCACCGGCTCGAAGGAGATCGGGATGCGCATTTACGAGCGCGCGGCGAAAGTGCATCCGGGTCAGATCTGGCTCAAGCGGACGATCCTGGAGATGGGTGGCAAGGACGCGATCGTGGTGGACGAGACCGGCGATGTGGACGCGGCCGCACAGGGCATTGTCGCCGCAGCGTTCGGATTCCAGGGTCAGAAGTGCTCGGCGTGCTCACGTGCGATCATCGTCGATGAGGTGTACGATGAGGTCCTCGAGAAGGTCGTCGCGGGAGCCCGGAAGCTGACCCAGGGCGACCCTGCCGATCGCAGCAACTTCATGGGCGCGGTCATCGACGAGAAGGCGTTCGGCAAGATCAGCGAGTACATCGAGATCGGAAAAGAGGAAGGCCGCCTCGTGCTCGGCGGCGATGTCCCCGATCCTGAGGAGTCCGGCGGCTACTACATACCGCCGACGATCATTGCCGATGTAGAGCCGGATGCGCGCATCGCGCAGGAGGAGATCTTCGGTCCCGTTCTCGCGTTCATCCGCGCGCGTGATTTCGATCATGCCATGGAGATCGCGAACAACACCGAGTTCGGCCTGACGGGGGCTCTGTACTCGGAAAAGCGCGAGCGGCTGGAGCGGGCGGCCGACGACTTCCATGTCGGCAACCTCTACCTCAACCGCAAGTGCACGGGTGCGCTCGTCGGCGTCCATCCGTTCGGCGGCTTCAACATGTCGGGCACGGACTCGAAGGCAGGCGGACCGGATTACCTGCTTCTTTTCACGCAGGCGAAGAGCATCGCGGAGAAGATCTGA
- a CDS encoding YpdA family putative bacillithiol disulfide reductase yields MSRPTRESTAHGGGTFDVAVAGAGPCGIAVGIAARQAGLSCVLFDKSCVVASIAGYPTWMTFFSTAERLEIGGVPFVVAGDKPTRREALRYYQRLAREFELDVRQYESVERVTRQDAGFRIHTCTNVGVEHECTARNVVIATGYFDSPNMLDIPGEDLPKVSHRYREGHAYYDQDVVVVGGGNSAVDAALELHHWGARVTIVHFADALDPNVKPWVRPDIEARLREGAIQSRFGSRLVEVRPESALVRNDATGAVEEIPNDWVLAMTGYMPDGTLLRALGVEFDPVTGIPHHDPGTMETNVEGVFIAGVLSAGFNANKVFIENGRGHGDLIVRHVAGKLAG; encoded by the coding sequence ATGAGCCGGCCGACGCGGGAGAGTACGGCTCATGGCGGTGGCACGTTCGATGTGGCCGTTGCCGGTGCGGGGCCCTGCGGCATTGCTGTCGGTATCGCGGCGCGCCAGGCAGGTCTGTCCTGTGTCCTGTTCGACAAGAGCTGCGTGGTCGCGTCGATCGCGGGCTACCCGACGTGGATGACGTTCTTCAGTACCGCCGAACGGCTGGAGATCGGCGGTGTTCCGTTCGTTGTTGCCGGTGACAAGCCAACCCGGCGCGAGGCGCTGCGCTATTACCAGCGCCTGGCGCGCGAGTTCGAGCTCGATGTCAGGCAGTATGAGTCGGTCGAGAGGGTGACCCGGCAGGACGCGGGCTTCCGGATCCATACGTGCACGAACGTCGGCGTGGAGCACGAATGCACGGCACGCAACGTCGTCATCGCGACCGGCTACTTCGATTCGCCCAACATGCTGGACATCCCGGGCGAGGACCTGCCGAAGGTATCGCATCGCTACCGCGAGGGGCACGCGTACTATGATCAGGACGTGGTGGTTGTGGGGGGCGGAAACAGCGCGGTCGATGCCGCGCTGGAGCTCCATCACTGGGGTGCCCGCGTCACCATCGTGCACTTCGCGGATGCGCTCGATCCCAACGTAAAACCGTGGGTGCGCCCCGACATAGAGGCGCGACTGCGTGAGGGCGCCATTCAATCGCGTTTCGGCTCGCGCCTCGTCGAGGTCCGTCCGGAGAGCGCCTTGGTCCGGAACGACGCGACGGGCGCCGTCGAGGAGATTCCGAACGACTGGGTGCTTGCCATGACCGGCTACATGCCGGACGGTACACTGCTCCGGGCGCTGGGCGTGGAGTTCGACCCCGTGACCGGAATCCCGCACCACGACCCCGGCACCATGGAGACCAACGTGGAGGGCGTGTTCATCGCCGGAGTGCTCTCCGCCGGCTTCAACGCCAACAAGGTCTTCATTGAGAACGGTCGTGGTCACGGCGACCTGATCGTCCGCCACGTGGCAGGGAAGCTGGCAGGCTGA
- a CDS encoding aminotransferase class I/II-fold pyridoxal phosphate-dependent enzyme, translating into MRADGDAAQRGTSTRAVHAGGVQPVPGGPVVTPIHQTATFFTDAVPSGEVLYTRYGNNPNHIALAQKLSDLEGSEDAVVLASGNAACALSLLSVTGAGGHIVAQRELYGGTLRILSREMPRLGVSVTYLPSAAGWTDAVRDETRALLMEVPVNPTLRVPDMREAVRVARAAGIPVIVDATFASPVNFRPLQHGADLVFHSATKYLGGHSDLTAGVVCGSTERVAEVRELLKSFGPVLDPHAVWLLERGVKTLAVRMARHNENGLAVATWLERHPAVESVFYPGLPSHPDHERARQLFSGFGGVVSLMVRGGDDAALGVTQRLRLMCVAPSLGGVETLVSMPRFTSHAALSREERHEIGVGDGFIRLALGIEDSADLIADLEQALAPLTDSAPTDVAEALP; encoded by the coding sequence ATGAGAGCTGATGGTGACGCCGCGCAGCGCGGCACATCCACGCGGGCGGTGCATGCCGGCGGTGTGCAGCCCGTACCCGGCGGCCCGGTCGTCACGCCGATCCATCAGACGGCGACATTTTTCACCGACGCCGTTCCGTCCGGCGAGGTGCTCTACACGCGGTACGGCAACAATCCGAATCACATCGCACTCGCGCAGAAGCTGAGCGATCTCGAGGGGTCAGAGGACGCGGTAGTGCTCGCGAGCGGAAACGCCGCGTGCGCGCTGTCGCTGCTGTCGGTTACCGGGGCCGGTGGGCATATAGTCGCACAGCGTGAGCTCTACGGCGGTACACTGCGCATCCTGTCGCGGGAGATGCCGCGACTCGGTGTATCGGTGACGTACCTGCCGAGCGCGGCCGGCTGGACGGACGCGGTGCGCGACGAGACGCGGGCGCTCCTGATGGAGGTGCCTGTGAATCCGACACTCCGTGTGCCGGACATGCGCGAAGCAGTCCGCGTCGCGCGTGCAGCGGGGATCCCGGTCATCGTCGATGCGACGTTCGCGAGTCCCGTGAATTTCCGTCCGCTCCAGCACGGCGCCGACCTCGTTTTCCATAGCGCGACAAAATACCTGGGCGGCCATTCCGATCTTACCGCGGGCGTCGTGTGCGGGAGCACCGAGCGCGTGGCGGAGGTGCGGGAGCTGCTCAAGAGCTTCGGTCCGGTGCTCGACCCGCACGCAGTGTGGCTGCTCGAGCGCGGTGTGAAGACACTCGCCGTGCGCATGGCGCGGCACAATGAGAACGGTCTCGCCGTCGCGACTTGGCTCGAACGGCACCCGGCAGTGGAGAGCGTCTTCTACCCCGGCCTCCCGTCGCACCCGGACCACGAGCGCGCGCGTCAGCTTTTCAGCGGCTTTGGCGGTGTCGTATCGCTCATGGTGCGCGGCGGCGATGACGCGGCTCTGGGCGTGACGCAGCGGCTGCGACTCATGTGTGTGGCGCCGAGCCTGGGCGGAGTCGAGACGCTCGTGTCGATGCCGCGCTTCACATCGCACGCCGCGCTTTCCCGCGAGGAACGGCATGAGATCGGTGTTGGCGATGGCTTCATCCGTCTCGCCCTGGGCATTGAGGACAGTGCCGATCTGATCGCCGACCTGGAGCAGGCGCTCGCACCACTGACGGACAGTGCACCCACGGACGTCGCAGAGGCTCTGCCCTGA
- a CDS encoding sugar phosphate nucleotidyltransferase → MRGVIMAGGFGTRLKPLTINRPKPMVPVANRPIMEHIVALLRRHGITDLVSILYFQPDHITSYFGDGSAFGVNMQYVTADADYGTAGAVRNAGDLILDDRVIVISGDVLTDFDLTAAIRSHEERGAEATIALTPVENPLAFGIVIADERTGRIERFLEKPTWGEVFSDTINTGIYILEPEALRRVPAQTNVDFSRDLFPEMLRDSAGLYGYVAHGYWRDIGNIDEYRVAHRDVLAGRVGLEFPGRQQQLGGGTLWADEGAHTGENVTVRGTAVIDRDARIGNDVVLENVVVGAGSVIEDGAELRDAVIWDGCRLGRRSRIGESVCASGVHIGKGAIVREKCIISDHAEVGDFAVVGPNVKVWPDKVVEERASLTHSLIWGESWERSLFTGARVSGIPNFELTPEIAARLAGAYGAMLGPGAYVATSRDSDRASRMINRALMTGFMSAGLNVEDLREMPIPVVRHAVHHGREAGGIHVRRSPFDAKVIDILFFDKDGRDLPPGKTQSIERLFAREDFPRAGPEGTGDINFPTRIVEGYHEHFLAEMEPGAIARRHFNLVIDFAYGTTVSVLPGLLGAMQAEIVSLNAYAAPGRLSRTEQEFQESLDRLGGIVRSIRADLGLWIDPGGEVIHLIDNTGRELAAELMQLVFVEVALEHLGVRRVAIPVTSPAAVADLIRAHGGDVLWTKTEHHAMMASADQADLIAGTRGEFIFPHFIPAYDGMFAAARLLQGLAGSGVQLSELADRHRPIFVRQERVACPWGRKGAVMRRLMQETEHENRQLVDGVKIWKSEREWAMVIPHSDKPYFVVTVEAVDSEGAEALLDRYSGYVAMWRDES, encoded by the coding sequence ATGAGAGGCGTGATCATGGCGGGCGGTTTCGGCACTCGCCTGAAGCCGCTCACGATCAATCGGCCGAAGCCGATGGTACCGGTCGCCAACCGTCCCATCATGGAGCATATCGTCGCGCTTCTCCGCAGGCACGGCATTACGGATCTCGTCTCCATTCTCTACTTCCAGCCCGATCACATCACATCGTATTTCGGCGACGGCTCCGCCTTTGGCGTGAACATGCAGTATGTCACGGCCGATGCCGATTACGGCACTGCCGGCGCCGTGCGCAATGCGGGCGACCTGATCCTCGATGATCGCGTGATCGTCATCAGCGGCGACGTCCTCACGGACTTCGACCTCACCGCCGCCATTCGCTCGCACGAGGAGCGGGGTGCGGAGGCGACGATTGCGCTGACACCCGTGGAGAACCCGCTGGCGTTCGGGATCGTCATCGCGGACGAGAGGACGGGAAGGATCGAGAGATTTCTCGAGAAGCCGACGTGGGGCGAAGTGTTCAGCGACACGATCAACACGGGCATCTACATCCTGGAGCCCGAAGCTCTCCGCCGTGTTCCCGCGCAGACGAACGTGGATTTCTCCCGGGACCTGTTCCCGGAGATGCTGCGGGACAGCGCAGGTCTCTACGGTTACGTGGCACACGGGTACTGGCGCGACATCGGCAACATCGATGAGTACCGTGTAGCCCATCGCGATGTGCTCGCGGGCCGGGTCGGGCTGGAGTTCCCCGGCCGGCAGCAGCAACTGGGAGGCGGCACTCTCTGGGCGGATGAAGGAGCGCATACAGGCGAGAACGTGACGGTGCGCGGCACGGCGGTCATCGATCGCGATGCGCGGATCGGTAATGACGTCGTGCTCGAGAACGTCGTTGTGGGCGCGGGCAGTGTGATCGAAGACGGCGCCGAGCTGCGCGATGCGGTGATCTGGGATGGCTGCCGCCTGGGCCGGCGGTCCCGCATTGGCGAGTCGGTGTGCGCGAGCGGCGTGCACATCGGCAAGGGCGCGATTGTACGGGAGAAGTGCATCATATCCGACCACGCGGAAGTCGGGGACTTCGCTGTCGTCGGACCCAACGTGAAGGTATGGCCGGACAAGGTGGTGGAGGAGCGCGCGTCGCTCACGCACTCACTGATCTGGGGCGAGTCGTGGGAGCGCAGCCTGTTCACCGGCGCCCGCGTGAGCGGGATCCCGAATTTCGAGCTGACCCCGGAGATCGCGGCCCGACTCGCCGGCGCGTACGGCGCCATGCTCGGTCCGGGCGCGTATGTGGCGACGTCGCGTGACTCCGACCGCGCATCGCGCATGATCAACCGCGCGCTCATGACGGGATTCATGTCGGCCGGCCTCAACGTCGAAGACCTGCGCGAGATGCCGATCCCCGTGGTGCGCCACGCGGTCCATCACGGCCGCGAGGCGGGTGGCATTCACGTGCGCCGTTCGCCGTTCGATGCGAAGGTCATCGACATCCTCTTCTTCGACAAGGACGGCCGGGACCTGCCGCCGGGGAAGACACAGTCCATCGAGCGGCTGTTTGCACGAGAGGACTTCCCGCGCGCCGGTCCCGAGGGGACCGGTGATATCAACTTCCCGACCCGCATCGTCGAGGGATACCACGAACACTTCCTCGCCGAGATGGAGCCGGGCGCCATTGCGCGCCGGCACTTCAACCTGGTGATTGACTTCGCCTACGGCACTACCGTATCCGTCCTGCCCGGGCTGCTCGGCGCCATGCAGGCCGAGATCGTCAGTCTGAACGCGTACGCGGCGCCCGGCCGGCTCTCGCGTACCGAGCAGGAATTCCAGGAGTCGCTCGACCGGCTGGGCGGTATCGTTCGCTCGATCCGCGCGGACCTCGGGCTGTGGATCGATCCGGGCGGTGAGGTGATCCACCTTATCGACAACACGGGACGCGAACTGGCAGCGGAGCTGATGCAGCTGGTGTTCGTGGAAGTCGCACTCGAACATCTGGGTGTACGCCGCGTGGCCATCCCCGTCACCAGTCCCGCGGCCGTCGCCGATCTCATCCGCGCACACGGCGGTGACGTGCTCTGGACGAAGACCGAGCATCACGCGATGATGGCGAGTGCCGACCAGGCCGACCTCATTGCCGGCACGCGCGGCGAGTTCATCTTTCCGCATTTCATACCGGCATACGATGGCATGTTCGCGGCGGCGCGGCTGCTCCAGGGTCTGGCGGGTTCGGGGGTGCAGCTGAGCGAGCTGGCCGACCGGCACCGGCCGATCTTCGTGCGGCAGGAACGCGTAGCCTGTCCGTGGGGTCGCAAGGGCGCGGTCATGAGGCGACTGATGCAGGAGACGGAGCACGAGAACCGGCAGCTTGTGGATGGCGTGAAGATATGGAAGAGCGAGCGCGAGTGGGCGATGGTGATCCCGCACTCGGACAAGCCGTATTTCGTAGTGACCGTCGAGGCCGTCGACTCGGAGGGCGCAGAGGCGCTGCTCGATCGCTACTCCGGTTACGTGGCCATGTGGCGCGATGAGAGCTGA
- a CDS encoding sensor histidine kinase, with translation MDINKPCPLASQIAARIRDARAELTERWIERIAARVRIPADRIFPSAELLDHVPILMDGIADYLEDPSDEITADVPVIAKAMELGELRFGQGFDASEILKEYEILGGVLYSFAARVVADSEAACSHEDLLICSHRIFRAISVIEQVTTAHYLRVLGERVAEREERLRRFSRMITHELKNRVGATLGAGQLLREEWLGVEERQRFAGMVEENALAIQKVLENLTALSKIDGERRRQRNIALKEVVTEVFRQLRELARARAVEMRVAGELPDIQVNAAAVELCLSNYLSNAIKYSDASAAQRWAEVSAVLEVSSDAPGTEQVTVRVRDNGIGVPVESRDQLFERFFRAHTDVVSTEGTGLGLSLVQETAASLGGRAWAEFAEDGGSVFAFSLPSGRDEDTARGGVSDSAGAVTKDGDRPTDATPAKVSD, from the coding sequence ATGGATATCAACAAGCCCTGCCCGCTCGCATCTCAAATCGCCGCGCGCATTCGTGACGCCCGGGCCGAGCTCACTGAACGGTGGATCGAGCGCATTGCCGCGCGCGTCCGTATCCCGGCCGATCGCATCTTCCCGTCCGCGGAACTGCTCGACCACGTCCCCATCCTGATGGACGGCATCGCGGACTACCTCGAGGACCCCAGCGATGAGATTACCGCCGACGTACCGGTCATCGCCAAGGCCATGGAGCTCGGTGAGCTGCGCTTCGGCCAGGGCTTCGATGCCAGTGAGATCCTGAAGGAATACGAGATTCTGGGCGGTGTCCTCTACTCGTTCGCCGCGCGTGTCGTCGCCGACTCCGAGGCCGCGTGCAGCCACGAGGACCTGCTGATATGCTCGCATCGCATCTTCCGGGCGATATCCGTCATCGAGCAGGTGACGACCGCCCACTACCTGCGTGTGCTCGGCGAGCGTGTCGCTGAACGGGAAGAACGCCTGCGCCGCTTCAGCCGCATGATCACGCATGAGCTGAAGAACCGTGTCGGTGCGACGCTCGGGGCCGGACAGCTGCTGCGCGAGGAGTGGCTCGGCGTCGAAGAGCGACAGCGCTTCGCGGGGATGGTCGAGGAAAACGCCCTGGCCATCCAGAAGGTCCTGGAGAACCTGACGGCGCTGTCGAAGATCGACGGTGAACGGCGGCGTCAGCGTAACATCGCACTGAAGGAAGTCGTCACTGAAGTGTTCCGGCAGCTGCGTGAACTGGCGCGGGCGCGGGCGGTGGAGATGCGCGTTGCGGGGGAGCTGCCGGACATTCAGGTGAACGCGGCCGCCGTCGAGCTGTGCCTGTCGAACTACCTGTCGAACGCCATCAAGTACAGTGACGCGTCGGCGGCGCAGCGATGGGCGGAAGTAAGCGCCGTTCTGGAGGTGTCATCGGACGCTCCAGGCACAGAGCAGGTCACGGTACGCGTCCGCGACAACGGTATCGGAGTCCCGGTCGAGTCGCGCGACCAGCTCTTCGAGCGGTTCTTCCGCGCACATACCGATGTGGTCAGCACGGAAGGAACGGGCCTCGGACTGAGCCTGGTGCAGGAGACCGCGGCATCGCTCGGCGGCCGTGCCTGGGCGGAGTTCGCTGAGGATGGCGGGTCAGTGTTTGCGTTCTCGCTGCCGTCCGGCCGCGACGAAGACACCGCTCGCGGCGGTGTCAGCGATTCGGCCGGCGCGGTGACGAAGGACGGCGATCGTCCGACAGACGCAACACCAGCGAAAGTGTCCGATTGA